atgaaaagCAATCCAAACAACTAGTCTAAACATATAATTACTCATACTTAAGGTCTAGAAACTCAAAAAAATCTAGCCACCAAATTTGGTGGTTTATGTAGTATTATCACATTGAAACGAGTACTAGTTATCTctgaaaaagtgaaaatttgagGGAGACTTTTGTCTTTGGACTCTGATTGAGTGATTCACACTGCTCAAACTCTTAGTCCGAAttcgaccaaaaaggaaaatttcttgGTCCGGCCCACATTCACGAGTTTGATTTACGTTGTCAGACTGCAGCGACAAGCTTGTCAGCTTCAGATCTTCTTGTCCGTccctaaaaaaaacaaagaaattaaaaaaaaaatcagatggAAGCAAAAATCCAAATGAACGATCTAAACATGGAACTCCTGATAATTAGCGGATAGGGGAAGCTGACCACGTAACCGTCGTTCGGATAAGAGAAAGACCCCAACGCCGAAGTCGACCGGCTTGTCAATGCTGAATCATCGTGGCGGCACGCCTTTCCTGCACTAATTGTTGTTGGCCGCTTATGGGACCTGCACTCTAATGTCGCTGTCCCTCCTCATAAAATATTCACCGTCCTCATTTTCTTCATAAAGttctcctcttttcctttcttttgggaCCGTAATATCGTTTTCGTGTTTCTTATGTTTGGCGCATTTCTCGGGTTCAAGCACGTTCGTCCCATTAATCCGAACATCGGTTTGTTGTCCAAGTCCTTTCTTGTCAGGTGATTCATCTGTAAAGTtgatctctttctctttccccgGGGAAAGAATGTCTGGATTCGGTGTCGGAGAATGTTCAGCTATTTCTGGGTTTTGACTTTTGGCGAGGAATCGTTCGAAGGGGATTGTCATCGGCGGATTTCAGTAGTGGGTATGATGTAGAATGAAGATATTTGGATGATGTGGTGATCAATTCGTGAACTTGGGGGCGTCTGGATCAAGAATGGTgctctaagagagagagagagcaatttgCCGCtttttatttggttgcttcTCGGGTGGGTCTTCGTAATCCACGAACACGGAAGTGATTGTCAGAGTGTCACATCAAAGCtcaattcttctttttgtgtttttaatCTCTTGTTTTGTGCATTGTAGTAGGTTGATCTTCATTTGCCCAATCGGAACTGGCCCTTttatctctctccttctctctcgtaGGAACCACCAAGAAGTGAGATTCTTTCGTTACAACCAATTCTTGCGTGTGATTGTGATTTCTGTGAGAGACTCTGTCGCCGGTTGTTGTTAGTTTGGTGAAGTTGcaggaatttttctttttccattttctttaacCCAGATAAACGCGGTTTTCTCATTTCTCTGAGTACCCTAACTTATTATCAGCTTATTGCACAGACCACTTATGATAATCAGACCTCTTTCGATAGTGTCCTCCTCCAAAATTTGTGAGTCCTggtaaaaccaaaaaaaaaaagttctcccTTTGCCAAGACTCTTTATCTTTGAGGGGTTGCTTAATCTGAAAGGATCATGAGGCTGTTGAACCTCATGGGCAATTCTTTCGGATGCTCGGCATCGGGAGAACGCCTAGTTTCGGCAGCAAGAGATGGCGATCTGCAAGAAGCGAAGGCTCTATTGGAGTATAATCCTCGTCTTGTGAGATATTCGACTTTCGGGGTTCGAAATTCGCCTCTCCATTATTCTGCAGCCCAAGGCCACCATGAGGTACTATACTGTCTGATGAATGGGTCAATCCTTGTGTCATCTTTAATGTCatctttccttattttttagatttgaCAGTTGATGGTGGTCGGGGTGTCTGTTTCCTGTATTCAGATAGTTTCGTTGCTGCTCGAGTCTGGAGTGGATATCAATCTCAGGAATTACCGCGGTCAGGTGCTGAATTACTTGCTGCTCGAAGCACAAGAATTTTATTGTACCTATTAGAtgtaatgcattttttttttttttgaggaatTGTTGTTTTGATTCTCGTGTAACAGACTGCTTTGATGCAAGCTTGTCAGCATGGTCACTGGGAAGTTGTTCAGGCTCTTATTCTTTTTAAAGCTAATGTAAGATTGTTGTGCTCCTGCTTCTAAGTTAAATGAAGTAGTCAGTAATTCTGCATACATGAATGGTGATATTATGTGGACCTATGAGTACAGATTCACAGATCAGACTATCTAAATGGTGGTACCGCCCTTCACTTGGCTGCTTTGAATGGCCATACCCGGTGCATCCGACTCCTCCTAGCTGATTATATTCCTAGCAATCCTGATGTGTGGAATATCCTAAGAAGAAGAACCAACAGTGAGGAGCCTATTGCAGAATTTGATGAAGAGTATGTCCAGCTTTGTCTGGATCTCTGTAATCTTCCTGTGCTGTTTCTTCTACTTGGTGTTTGATATCTCGTGTATACAATGTCTCCTTGCATGGATCAGTGCTCTTTCGCAGGTAATTAACAGACCTTCTGATGGAGGCATTACCGCACTTCACATGGCTGCACTGAATGGGCATGTCGAGAGCGTGCAGTTACTCTTGAACCTGGGAGCATCTGTTTCTGAAGTCACTGTAGAAGATGGGACTACAATTGATCTGATAGGTTCTGCTGGATTCACATTATGCATTGGTTGATCGCTAGTAAATTTACTGTCTGATTCGTCTGGGAAATAGGCAGCTTCTGATGGCAATCATCAATGTTATCATTAACTCTCCAAATACTGCTACCACTGTTTTTCTCATGGTTGCTTTAAGCTGGTTTGCTTTTGttgtctatttttttctctcttttgaccATTCTCCTTTTGGCTCCACTATAGCTCTTAGcatgtgaaaatattttacttGTATTCCTGCAAAGGAAAAGAGTCAAAAGATGCCAAGAAGCAAATGTGATTTGGTATCTTAAGCTATATCGCTATATCGCTAAATTGTAATGCAATAGATAGCATAGCAGGGTGATAGCTGATATGATTGGTtacatctttttcctttcctggCTTTTAGTTGTGAGGATTGCGTTTCTGAGGATAGGAATGAATGAGCGATAAAGAGTCCAGATCCCTCCTTTTGTCTTCTGGTCTTGGGGGTTGCACCAGGTGTTATTTGCTTTTACAAAATACCCTGGGTTGGGTTCCCCTGTTATGTTAAAAATATGAAGTTTTTCTGACAAATGGCTACTCTGTTGTTTTCCTTCTATGACGTCATTTCGTGAGAAGAGATTGCAATGTCCTTGTAGGTGTGTTTTACTGGGAGAATTATGGCTTCATTCAAAATGATTGATTGTTTAAATAGAGTTACACCTGATTGGAACCATGGTTTTTGTGGAAAGTAATGTGTATTGTTCTGTGCACGTTGCAGGTGCTGGAAGCACTCCACTTCATTATGCTGCTTGTGGTGGAAGTGTCCAGTGTTGTCAGGTATTTTGTGGCAGCTAAAAGATAAAAGGTCTAATAtcattctttattttgttcGTTTTGACTTACACATATATTCTTTTTATACTTCAGATTCTGATTGCCAATGGTGCGAGTCTGTCGGTCGAAAATATCAATGGGTATGTGTCCTATGACCTGTTCCTCCTAATCAATGTTGGGATTATGCGCGTGAAATTTCAAAGCACAACAAATGGTTCACTGCTAAATGATGTTGATGCTTATTTCTGAGAGTTCAATAGAATATACATTGCACCTTTTGTTTTTGGAACTTGTGGTAACTCTTTCCTCGATATGGTAATCTGAAGTAAAAGCTTTCTCCCTCCAGGTCACAAGGTTAGTGTGTGTAGCATTTTTCTGTCCGCTGCGTCGGTGAATTGACTCGTGACTCCTGGATGCACATTCTATGGTTAATTTGGGGCTGTGCATCTAAACTTCCTTGTCCCATAGTATAAACTTTTGGGCTGATTTAAATGTTTGGAGAATCTGTATTTTTCTGTTGAGCCATGAAGGATCTTGGTGTACATTCAAGTGATATATGCCCAAAATCATGACTGCGTTTCCATTGGAAAGTCTCCTGAAAAGACAGTTGAATTGTGAACGTGAGTGAAAGTTACTGTTATGTCAACAGAGAGAGCATGATGAGGATTAAAGTTAACCTTTCATGTTAAATGTGATCAATTTTTCAGTTCTCTGGAGGAGAACTTCTGACTGCTAAACGACAATGTCTTCAGGCAGTACTTCAGCCCAAAAAGTTACATGCCGAGTCAAGAAACAGTCAACTCTGTCTGTACCTTATTTATTAGTTTGTAAGGGAGAACTTCTGCAGttatttgttgtttttgttCCCTAAAGTGAGGTTCAGGAATTATTAAGGAGGAAGCAAAAGCAAGTCTACTTTGACGAGTATGTAGCAGTGGTAACATTAATGTAGCTAACAGCACTTCCAATGGTGGAGACCACTGACCAATACAATTTGGATCGGAATTTTTAGTTTCTCTGTTCTCTagttgttttttatttctttctggCTCTCCGCacctcctttattttattttctatatttacTAAAATGAAGAAAGTTTATTTGTCGTCCTTATCTCCTCTACCTTGATGCAGGTGGACCCCGTTAATGGTTGCTCGCTCATGGCACAGAAATTGGCTCGAGGAAATTCTCAGCACACAACCAGAGGGCCGGACACGAATTCTTCCCTCTCCATATATATCTCTTCCTCTTATGAGCATTGTTAGTATTGCCAGGTGAGCAGTGTTCAATTTAGTTAACGCTCTTCCAAACGGTTCTTTACACTAGTGAGCCTCGACCAATTTTTTCGAATTGGATTGTGTTTCTCGTGGTTTCTTCTTCTGGTTtctccatttatttcttttgttaaaTTCAAGGATCTTGTCATGCTTCAAGAAAAATAGTGTTTTATTGCATCCATAAGGGTAGGGCTGTCAATTTGCATCATGTTGTCTTATTCGTTTTGGATATTCGCATCAGTTCCTGTTTCAACAGAAATGTTTTGATGTGATAACAAAAGAATGTATCAAAACATATAAATCACGTCAATTTCAAGTTGATCTTGTTCATATCATGTTGAATTCTGAATTGTCTCAGTAAGCTCGTGTCGTATTTGAGTTATGTTTTCTTGTCGTGTCAAGAATTGATAGCTCTATTTTTTCTTCGTGATTGACTGTGACTTAGTATCAATAGATAGTTTTACACGTTCACTTCCTTAACGGCAGTATACGATATGTTAAGGCAATGCTTCTGTGTCCTTGATGGCGTTTCACCCACTAGGAAGCAATGAATGAAACATATTCAATATTTGGTTTGAAAAAGACTGTTAAAGTGTGATTCAGAATGACATTGATATATGAAAATAGAGGTTATACTTATCTTGAGGCTTAGCTATTGCCTTCTCTTTTTCAAGTCTAAAGAAACGATTCCATAACTACTAAATTTGAGAAATCAAATTTCCTTCTGCATTCAGTGCTTGGACTGCCTCTGGTTCCTTTTGCTGATGCTCATACCTAGAAACATATTTCCGGCCTTCTATACTTCTCTTTCATAACTATTTAGAGTACCGTATAAATGAGTTGATACTCGGGAATTTTTCTCGGAAAACCCGTCAAATGTAGAGCACGCTGCCACAAAATGATCCATACATGGTGTGATGTTTTTCGCATTGAGCTGTGTTGATGACTGGAAACATGATGTTTAGTGATTAAACTTGCTACTTTAGACGGGATAGACTGATTTGTTGACAAGAAGTTGTAATGAGTGGTCCAGGCCAACAGTATCATCATTCTCTctaaatcaagatgaaaagttCACTCAAAACAggacaaattgaaaaagttcTGTACTGGAAAAAACTATGGCGCCTAATCAGCATGTGATGATGCCATAACATCCAATGCACCCAAGAACTGGGTATCAAAGACATAAGAAAGGCATAGCACACTCATTTTTGAGACTTCAGCTTCTCTTTTATTTGGGTTACTTAGGTGTGGTATGCATCTTTATGTTTTTCATTGTGGCTGGTATAATTTTCTGTATGAGTTTGCCTGTAGGTGGCTGTCCGGGCGTTGGGGCAATTTATGTTGTGGTAGTTAACAGGTGTACCATCGACCATAAATATCCAGTTACTGTTGAGTTGAATTCaaaccatttcttcttttttattcttttgcagAGAATGTGGATGGAGAGGCAATGATCTATTGCTGACATGCCAAGATCCATGCGTGGTTTGTTTAGAAAGGAAATGCACTGTGGCGGCAAAAGGTACAGTCAGAAACTAAGTTCACCAAtggaacatattttttttatttcactttttGAAGCGACGAATAGCATGAGAATGGGAAATTTCAAGCCTATGAGCAATATGCCTTTCACTTGACTTGTTCTTTCACCCTATTACTGGCAAGTATGGACTAAATCCTCCACGTCGTAGTTGATGGCAAGATGTAAATTCTTATTCAAAACCAATCACTTGCGTCTTGTAAACATTCAGTTAAATGGTGATTTTAGGCCCTGTCAAGACTTATCCGCACTCGAAGGCTACAAAATTATCTAGACACCGACTTGCAACAACTCTCACCTTTGCTGATTCATATTTGAACTTCCGCTTGAAGTTCATTAAATCACCTCAGTGCCTAGACATGCTTTATTTGCTTACTATGCATGGAAATGATTGTGTGGCAGGTTGTGATCATGAGTTCTGCACAAGATGTGCCCTATACCTCTGTTCCACTTCTAGTTCCTCAACGGTTCATGGTCCTCCTGGCTCTATTGCGTGCCCTCTTTGTCGGCACGGCATAGTCTCGTTTGCAAAGCTTCCTGGGATCAGACCGGTGGTTAATAAGGAGATTGCACGAACGAGTCTGTCCCTTACGTTCTGCACGTGCTCTGGGGAAGCTTCGGAGGCTGCTTCTATGACAACCCCATTGTGTAAGCCCGCATTCCAATGCACACGCATTTCACCGTTAGGACCGTCCTTCCGGAGCTTCAGCTGCCAGAAGTTTCCGTCAATGAAAATTAATGCCAGCCTCTGCATGGGGACCCCGGACACGAGCCCCTCTCTTGTTCCTTGCAGTGTCAAACGGAATTTGAGGACCCAACTGGTTCGATGCTCGAGATCTGGCTTAAGACAGTCGGTGTCTCACTCCGAGAGGAGAGGATCATGGTTATCAGCGCTCAATCAGTATGTAACATCAGGAAGCGGATGCTGAAAGGTGCATTATTCTTGTTCTCTCCCCACGTACATTTTCGGAGTAGTCGCTTTTCCCTTCCATTCTTTTGCCATCATTTCACTCCATCTGTACAGAATCTGCcgaaatttctctcttttcggCTTGATAACCTTTCAACCAGCATCCTGGGTGTCCCAAGTTTCGAACCCGGGTCTCGTCCTTGGGCCCTGCTCCCCCGGTTCACGGGGCTATTTGCCCAGTTGACTAACTGAGCTTGTATATACTGAAGCCAATACTCCGACCTATCAAGCGATTGATAAGATATCATGCACATATGGCATACCCTTTTCTTCCCCCCAAGATTTCTGCTATTTACTATGGCAATTTGATGACTTGGTTCACCTAAGACTCCTTCGAGCTTTCATATGTTAAGTTGCCAGCATCTGTTGTTGCTCGGATCATACAAGAAATGTAATTTGACTGCTGGCCGCAGTACAGAGAGACTGCTGGCCGCGGTACAGAGCGCGGCGGTCAAGATAATACTCTGTTTTTGGCATTGCCGTCCACCATAATCAGTCTTCTACACTGACATGGTTCCAAGCTTTTTCCGTCTTTTGTAGTATAGAGGTTGCTGTCTTGGTTAACATCGTTTTAGGATCATCATCCTTGGTGGGAATCGCCCATTATGATGTTATGAGGTTGCTGTCTTTGCATTGCCGTTCGATTTCCGATCGCTACTATTCTTGTTTCAATATGTGATTTTTCCATCTTTATATTTGAAAACTTACACGTAGTTGGGACCAGCATCAATATTAATATCACATTCACGTGACACACCGAACAACCGAACAACCAAACATCTTATGACCATCTATGTCCACATGAAATATGTGCAAGAATTGTCCAAcaatttctaaatctatttgccaattcagttctacaCCTATCAATTTTGTCacttgaatcctaaacatttttagctTTTAACAATTAAGgccattcaatcaattttggccggaaattgctCACGTAGACATCGACCATCCTACATACCATAGGCGGAGACGTGgataattctttattttctttttctttttcttccttaatgtgggagaaaaacaaagaaaagaaggaacatataaaaaaaattaagggttaataccacggaaaatcccaaattgatttgctcgtgataaatttacctcaaattatttttttgagcgctgaaaatcccaaactggtacatttatgacaaatttaccttaaactgatatatctgtgacaaatttaccctccgtcggttttcgttaaatctaactgtCGAATTGCTAAGTTTGATAGTATGTGGCGGTTCACGGGTAtattagttttggatttttaccctctgtttgtcacgggtttatcaaattggaatttttcgtggtattaattcaatttaacgaagcgtaaatttgtcacgggtgtatcggcttggggtttttcttggtcaaaaaaattagtttaggataaatttgtcacaaaagtatcggtttaggatttttggtggtcaaaaaaatagtttgggataaatttgtcataggtgtaccaatttggggtttttcatggtattaacccaaaatttaataaagaaattcgagacatatttaagaaatcattaaaaattgtttatatgatgccacgtaggacagcatacgtccacatcaacatttctggccaaaattttcagatggacttaattggtagAATTAAAATGTGTACAATTGAATTGTTGGCTGGTGTCCATGTCAGCATTTCGGGGCCATAATttttggatggactcaattggcaaaaataaaaggtgtatggttgaattgacaaaagtataatatGTTCACagctttttggataattttccttgcAATTTTGAACTTTCCATCAAGAATTGGCAATGACGTGTGGGTTATCGTTAATAATAAATGGTAAACCAACTAAAATCATGGACTATGAATTGGAAATGTACGCATCATATTTATGTGATATTCAATTAAACACATGATTTAAAACGCTTAAAAGAGCATGTCATATTTACACTCTAAACAAATATAGAAAAGAAGTATTTTAAaactaaacaaatgaaaaggacAAGAAGTGTACCATGACTTACCTGAAATACTTACCGAATTTTGGATTGAAGGATATCTCAAgggccaatatttatgtatggcattcactttgatgtcaatattttttttggatcacttaagagctaaattggagaaaaaaaagattacttaagtgctaacgGCAGAGATTCCTACCAAAAAATATACgtgatatttatatttaaaacatTTTGTGCCACGTCATTTATAAGTCcacatggattttttattttttttgtttaatcaaTTCACGTGGaaattttatttgagaaaaaagttcatgtggcaatttttattaaaaaattcagtctaaaaattaaaaataagttgaaaaaaaaaatggcagtggcgagggcttgcacagccctcgTCGCTACCAGGGGTCGCTGGCCACCGGCCAAGGCTCGGCGACCCCCAATGACTAGCCCCCACCCATTGCCGGCCATTGCTAGCAATGGTGGGGGTGTGGCGGTGAGGACTATGCAAGCCCTCGCCACTACTaggttttttttattgctttttttgttatttagttatttagtttaatttctaatgttttatttttcagtaCAAATAAGTGagtaaattttgacttttttgcaGAGAAAAGTGTTGGAGATTGCATTATCATTTTGCAGATGCCAGATACAAATGCTAAAGTCCTTATGCTTTTTTTAGCTATATTTTTAcctgtttttatttttacttttttttagttttaagcttttttttatttttttacttttaggtggaattttttattaatttttggcttttttttaattactgatTGGGATTCTTCGGCGAGCCATGTAGACGCCAAATAAGATTTCCGATAACACTCACCAGAGTTGGCATTCAagtaatcatttaaaaaaaaaattggcacttaagcaatccaaaaaaaaaaaatattagcatcaaagtgagcaccatacacaaatattggcacttaaggtATGCTTCTGCCCAAAATTTTGACTAACTTGCCAAAGTTGTACTACTATTACAAcatgataaatttaaaaaaaaaatagataaaaagaatgaaaaaagcaACAACAAAATATGCATGCTTGTTTTTCGTTAAAAGTATTCATGTTCAGGTAACGTATTGagagttaatattacgaaaaatttcaaactggtacatgcaataattttaaataaattaatttttgggtcactaaaaaccccaaactagtgtATGCGCAACTCATTTACCCTCCATCAATTTCCGTCAAATTTATCGTAAAATTGCTGAGCTGGATGACATATGATAATACTCAGTTCACATGACAAGTCTGCTTGAAAATCcataattctctctttttttcttcagtTAGCCTATTTTGAAAGCaaatagctctctctctctctctctctctctctctctctctctctctctctctctgagcatGAAAAATGTTAGGTCTTCCTCTTCATCAACCACAATCCTTCATCGTTGCCTTCGTCTCCATGATTAGGCATCAAAGCTCATTCAAGCATCTCgccttcgatttttttttctaggtggCATTTCTCTTCAGACCACTTCCAATTGAAACTATTGAACATCCTAATTTTGGTGATTCGGATAAGTTTTCCAAACAAATCTAGACGGAAATTTTGAAGG
This genomic interval from Rhodamnia argentea isolate NSW1041297 chromosome 4, ASM2092103v1, whole genome shotgun sequence contains the following:
- the LOC115736173 gene encoding probable E3 ubiquitin-protein ligase XBOS32 isoform X2, yielding MRLLNLMGNSFGCSASGERLVSAARDGDLQEAKALLEYNPRLVRYSTFGVRNSPLHYSAAQGHHEIVSLLLESGVDINLRNYRGQTALMQACQHGHWEVVQALILFKANIHRSDYLNGGTALHLAALNGHTRCIRLLLADYIPSNPDVWNILRRRTNSEEPIAEFDEDALSQVINRPSDGGITALHMAALNGHVESVQLLLNLGASVSEVTVEDGTTIDLIGAGSTPLHYAACGGSVQCCQVLIANGASLSVENINGWTPLMVARSWHRNWLEEILSTQPEGRTRILPSPYISLPLMSIVSIARECGWRGNDLLLTCQDPCVVCLERKCTVAAKGCDHEFCTRCALYLCSTSSSSTVHGPPGSIACPLCRHGIVSFAKLPGIRPVVNKEIARTSLSLTFCTCSGEASEAASMTTPLCKPAFQCTRISPLGPSFRSFSCQKFPSMKINASLCMGTPDTSPSLVPCSVKRNLRTQLVRCSRSGLRQSVSHSERRGSWLSALNQYVTSGSGC
- the LOC115736173 gene encoding probable E3 ubiquitin-protein ligase XBOS32 isoform X1, which encodes MRLLNLMGNSFGCSASGERLVSAARDGDLQEAKALLEYNPRLVRYSTFGVRNSPLHYSAAQGHHEIVSLLLESGVDINLRNYRGQTALMQACQHGHWEVVQALILFKANIHRSDYLNGGTALHLAALNGHTRCIRLLLADYIPSNPDVWNILRRRTNSEEPIAEFDEDALSQVINRPSDGGITALHMAALNGHVESVQLLLNLGASVSEVTVEDGTTIDLIGAGSTPLHYAACGGSVQCCQILIANGASLSVENINGWTPLMVARSWHRNWLEEILSTQPEGRTRILPSPYISLPLMSIVSIARECGWRGNDLLLTCQDPCVVCLERKCTVAAKGCDHEFCTRCALYLCSTSSSSTVHGPPGSIACPLCRHGIVSFAKLPGIRPVVNKEIARTSLSLTFCTCSGEASEAASMTTPLCKPAFQCTRISPLGPSFRSFSCQKFPSMKINASLCMGTPDTSPSLVPCSVKRNLRTQLVRCSRSGLRQSVSHSERRGSWLSALNQYVTSGSGC